The DNA segment ATTGAAGCCGCCATAAATTGAGCTGCTCCTCCAAAAACGAGTAAACTCATTGCTAAAATAGTTACTGCATTGAATCCCGCGTCATATAAAACCATACCACCAGCTAATCCCAAAGGCACATAACTGATCATGACTGGATAAATCACTTTTAATCCATCCATCCAATCTTGTTTTTTCATTTTCCAATCCCTCCTAACGAACGTGTAACAGCTAGTATATCACATTGTTACGTTTTTTTAGTAGAATTTCTAGTTAATTGACACTACGAAAAAGTTGGTTTTATTTAATTAGATTGTAACTCTTTCCCACTTTTGATAATGTAAACCTAATGAATTACATATGAAAGGAGTCAGTATACATGTTAAAAAGAATAGTCATTGGATCTTTCTTTGTAAGTATTGGTTATTTTTTAGTGTACTTTTTTGTACCAGCACTTAAAAATGCTGTTTATAGTGGAGGCTTTTGGGCTATCTTACACGCTTTAATGGGTGTCATCTTAATCGTTGGTATTTTTGGTATTATCCTTTATGTTCTTTACTATTTATTTTCGGACCCTCATAAAAAATGACAAAAAGAGTGTTGAGAAATCTCAACACTCTTTTTAATTTCATCTATTAACTTAAGATAACTTCATGAATTAAGGGAATTGGTGTAGCTGAATCAGCTATTGTGATACCTTCCCAGATTTTTTGTTCTACTTCTGGAACTTCTTCTTGATTTGTATGAATCGTCAACAATGCTTCACCTTTTTTAACAGCATCGCCTACTTTTTTATGCAAGACAATACCTACTGCTAAATCAATTTCGCTTTCTTTGGTAGCTCGTCCAGCACCTAGCATCATAGCCGCAATTCCCAACTCATCTGCTATAATTTCTGAAACGAATCCGTCTCTATTTGCTAAAACATCAATTTGGTAATCTGATTTTGGCAATAACTCTGGATTATCAATAACGCTCGTGTCTCCGCCTTGAGAAGCAATAAATGTTTTAAATTTTTCAAGTGCTTTCCCATTTCTAATGGACTCTTCTAATAAAGCTCTTGCTTCATCTAAATCTTTTCCTATGCCAGCTAAATGAACCATTTGGCTTCCTAATGTTAAGCACAAGTCCATTAAATCAGCAGGACCTTTGCCGTTTAAAGCGTCGATTGCTTCTTTAACTTCTAAAGCATTACCAATTGCAAAACCTAGTGGTTGACTCATATCAGAAATAACGGCCATCGTATTACGTCCAACGCGGTTTCCGATTTGAACCATAGCGTGAGCTAACAATCTAGCATCATCTGTTGTCTTCATGAAGGCTCCTGCACCTGTTTTCACATCTAATACGATAGCATCTGCTCCAGCTGCTATTTTTTTACTCATAATCGAACTTGCAATCAATGGAATAGATTCAACTGTGCTTGTTACATCTCTTAGAGCGTACAGTTTTTTATCTGCTGGTGTTAAGTTACCAGATTGCCCAATTACAGCTACTTTATTTTCATTTACTAACTCAATAAATTTTTCTTGAGTCAATTCTACGTTAAATCCTGGAATGGCTTCTAATTTATCAATTGTCCCACCTGTGTGACCAAGACCGCGTCCACTCATCTTAGCCATTGGAATGCCTAAGCTTGCTACTAGAGGCGCTAAAACAAGCGTTGTCGTATCGCCTACTCCACCTGTTGAATGTTTGTCTACCTTCACACCTTTAATGGCTGACAGATCAATTTCTTCGCCAGAATGAACAATACTCATCGTTAGATCACTTTTTTCGCGATCATCCATATCTTTAAAGTAAATTGCCATCAACATTGCACTCATTTGGTACTCTGGAATTTTACCTTCTGTATATTCTTCGATCATGGTATTGATCTCTTCAGTTGTTAAAGTATTTCCATGTTGTTTTTTTGTAATCAAATCGACCATTCTCATTTAGCTGATACCCCTTTATTTAAATTGATTCATTTATCTTACCACAATCTCCAAAAAAACGTTTTCACTACTTACACATTCTAACAATACCCTCATCGTTCGCCAATCTTTTAGCCATAGTTCTCTTAAGGATTGTTCCTTTATTTTAGCGTGCCTCAATAATTTCTAACCCGGATTCACGACCTACAATGATGGTATTGACACGATCAAGAAACAACCCATGTTCCATAACGCCTGTTAACCCGTCTAACCATAAAGCTAATGACTGAGGATCTTCTATCTTAGCCATATGTAAATCAATGATATAATGTCCGCCATCTGTTAAATAGTTTTCGCCAGTCTCACTTTTTCTCATCGACGGCAGGAATCCTTTTTCATCAAATATACGCATCAATTGCTGACTGCCATAAGGCAATACTTCGATTGGTAAAGGAAATGCACCCAACGTTTCAACCATTTTACTCTCATCAACAATCCATATCACTTTTTTTGAATAATCTGCAACGATTTTTTCGAATAGAAGAGCTCCACCTCCACCTTTTACCCCTTGATAATGAGCATCAATCTCGTCAGCACCATCAATCGTTACATCTACTTTTTCAACTTCATCAATTGTTTTTAGTGGAATACCTAACTGTTCGGCTTGTTCTTTTGTACGAGTTGAAGTCGTTACTCCAGTAATCGATAGTCCTTCTTTAACGCGCTTTCCAAGAGCTTCAACCATATAATAAGCCGTTGACCCAGTTCCTAATCCAACAACCATACCATCTGTTACATATTCTGCTGCCTTTTCTCCAACTAATTGCTTTAAATTCATCCTTTTGACCCTCCTGATACGTACTTTTATTCATTATTAGTATAGCATAACGCCTACTCTATAGAGTATTAACAGCTAAAAATAATACATAAAAAAGGACGTTTATTATTATTTAATGAAACAGTTAATTTTAGATTCAAATTGGAGAAATCATGCTTTATTTGTCCACTAAACAGCAAAAACCACTGAAGAGTTTGCACCTTCAGTGGGTTTTGTGGTTTTTTCTAAACCGTATACTAATTCTTTAGTTGAGCTTCACTTCCCAGACACTGGGCTATTTTCAAGAATTGACGCAATGCGCGGGATGCTCTTGCTTTCAGTTCTTGAAAATTGCTGTGTGTCTAAACGGGAAGTTCAGCATCCTTTTAGTTGAGCTGCGTGTCTCACCCTCTCGA comes from the Carnobacterium sp. 17-4 genome and includes:
- a CDS encoding pyrimidine-nucleoside phosphorylase, coding for MRMVDLITKKQHGNTLTTEEINTMIEEYTEGKIPEYQMSAMLMAIYFKDMDDREKSDLTMSIVHSGEEIDLSAIKGVKVDKHSTGGVGDTTTLVLAPLVASLGIPMAKMSGRGLGHTGGTIDKLEAIPGFNVELTQEKFIELVNENKVAVIGQSGNLTPADKKLYALRDVTSTVESIPLIASSIMSKKIAAGADAIVLDVKTGAGAFMKTTDDARLLAHAMVQIGNRVGRNTMAVISDMSQPLGFAIGNALEVKEAIDALNGKGPADLMDLCLTLGSQMVHLAGIGKDLDEARALLEESIRNGKALEKFKTFIASQGGDTSVIDNPELLPKSDYQIDVLANRDGFVSEIIADELGIAAMMLGAGRATKESEIDLAVGIVLHKKVGDAVKKGEALLTIHTNQEEVPEVEQKIWEGITIADSATPIPLIHEVILS
- the rpiA gene encoding ribose-5-phosphate isomerase RpiA; protein product: MNLKQLVGEKAAEYVTDGMVVGLGTGSTAYYMVEALGKRVKEGLSITGVTTSTRTKEQAEQLGIPLKTIDEVEKVDVTIDGADEIDAHYQGVKGGGGALLFEKIVADYSKKVIWIVDESKMVETLGAFPLPIEVLPYGSQQLMRIFDEKGFLPSMRKSETGENYLTDGGHYIIDLHMAKIEDPQSLALWLDGLTGVMEHGLFLDRVNTIIVGRESGLEIIEAR